In Astyanax mexicanus isolate ESR-SI-001 chromosome 25, AstMex3_surface, whole genome shotgun sequence, a genomic segment contains:
- the hnrnpc gene encoding heterogeneous nuclear ribonucleoproteins C1/C2 — translation MEHSPTTSSLMASNVTNKTDPRSLNSRVFIGNLNTMLVTKADVEAIFSKYGKIVGCSVHKGYAFVQYANERNARAAVGGEDGRMIVGQVLDINLAGEPKPHRSKTIKRSAGDMYSPSFDLDYDFQRDYYDRVYSYPSRVPPPPPPLSRAVIPSKRPRVSVSGGSRRTKSSFSTKSSQRTSRTMRTDDLLAIKKELTQIKHKVDYLLESLERMEREHSKKSEVKSIKSDQTSPQHLSVKKERESAEINDYEEEGDLLEDEEEMKSRGREDDEEEDDGEQEEGEDDGDSANGDS, via the exons ATGGA ACACTCGCCGACCACCTCCAGCCTGATGGCGAGTAACGTGACCAACAAGACCGACCCGCGTTCCCTCAACTCACGCGTCTTCATCGGCAACCTCAACACCATGCTGGTGACCAAAGCCGACGTAGAGGCCATCTTCAGCAAGTACGGCAAGATCGTGGGCTGCTCCGTTCACAAGGGCTACGCCTTCGTCCAGTACGCCAACGAGAGGAACGCTCGCGCTGCCGTGGGAGGAGAGGATGGACGGATGATCGTCGGACAGGTGCTGG ATATTAACCTGGCAGGTGAACCCAAACCCCACagatcaaaaaccatcaaacgCTCTGCAGGAGATATGTACAG TCCTTCGTTTGATCTGGATTACGACTTCCAGAGAGATTATTATGACAG GGTTTACTCTTACCCGTCCCGggtacctcctcctcctcccccgcTGTCCCGGGCCGTGATCCCCTCGAAGAGACCGCGGGTCAGCGTTAGCGGAGGATCCCGCCGGACTAAAAGCAGCTTCTCCACCAAGAGCAGCCAGAGGACCTCCCGCACCA tgaGGACTGATGACCTGCTGGCCATTAAGAAGGAACTGACTCAGATTAAACACAAGGTGGATTACCTGCTGGAGAGCCTGGAGCGCATGGAGAGAGAGCACAGCAAAAAATCAg AGGTGAAGAGCATTAAATCAGACCAGACGTCTCCTCAGCATCTCAGCGTGAAGAAGGAGCGAGAGAGCGCCGAGATAAACGACTACGAGGAAGAGGGGGATCTGctggaggacgaggaggag atgaaGAGTAGGGGACGGGAGgatgatgaagaggaagatgatggAGAGCAGGAGGAAGGAGAAGATGATGGAGACAGCGCTAACGGAGACTCTTAA